Proteins encoded in a region of the Drosophila sechellia strain sech25 chromosome 2L, ASM438219v1, whole genome shotgun sequence genome:
- the LOC6613456 gene encoding probable cytochrome P450 28d2, with protein MCLVTPALVLVLTLLVPVYVFLTWNFNYWRKRGIKTAPTWPFVGSFPSIFTRKRNIAYDIDDIYEKYKDTENMVGVFTTRVPQLLVMCPEYIHKIYATDFRSFHNNEWRNFVNKKTDMILGNNPFVLTGDEWKERRSEIMPALSPNRVKAVYPVSQSVCKKFVEYIRRQQRMASSQGLDAMDLSLCYTTEVVSDCGLGVSAQSFTDTPTPLLKMIKRVFNTSFEFIFYSVITNLWQKVRKFYSVPFFNKETEVFFLDIIRRCITLRLEKPEQQRDDFLNYMLQLQEKKGLHTDNILINTMTFILDGFETTALVLAHIMLMLGRNPEEQDKVRKEIGSADLTFDQMSELPHLDACIYETLRLFSPQVAARKLVTEPFEFANKDTRTVHLKPGDVVTIPVKALHHDPQYYEDPLTFKPERFLESNGGGMKSYRDRGVYLAFGDGPRHCPGMRFALTQLKAALVEILRNFEIKVNPKTRSDNQIDDTFFMATLKGGIYLDFKDL; from the exons ATGTGCCTAGTAACTCCAGCTCTTGTCCTCGTGCTAACCCTTTTGGTCCCGGTCTACGTGTTTCTAACATGGAACTTTAACTATTGGAGAAAGCGTGGCATCAAGACGGCTCCCACTTGGCCATTTGTTGGAAGTTTTCCCAGCATTTTTACAAGGAAGCGTAATATTGCCTACGATATTGATGATATCTATGA aAAGTATAAAGACACGGAAAACATGGTGGGCGTTTTTACCACCCGAGTGCCACAGTTGCTGGTCATGTGTCCGGAATATATACACAAGATCTACGCCACCGATTTCCGTAGCTTTCATAATAATGAATGGCGTAATTTT GTGAACAAAAAGACGGACATGATCCTGGGCAACAATCCGTTCGTGTTAACTGGCGACGAATGGAAGGAAAGAAGGTCGGAGATCATGCCAGCACTGTCCCCCAATCGA GTCAAGGCCGTTTACCCAGTGTCGCAAAGCGTGTGCAAAAAGTTCGTGGAATATATTAGGCGCCAGCAGCGGATGGCCAGCTCCCAGGGATTGGATGCCATGGATCTGTCCCTTTGCTACACCACCGAAGTGGTTTCCGACTGCGGCCTGGGAGTCTCGGCCCAGAGTTTCACGGACACGCCCACGCCGCTGTTGAAAATGATAAAGCGTGTGTTCAATACCTCCTTTGAGTTCATCTTCTACAGCGTTATTACCAACCTGTGGCAGAAGGTGCGCAAGTTCTACAGCGTACCGTTCTTCAACAAGGAAACGGAAGTGTTTTTCCTGGACATCATCAGGCGATGCATTACTTTGAGACTGGAAAAGCCAGAGCAACAGCGTGACGATTTCCTCAACTACATGCTGCAGTTGCAGGAGAAGAAGGGCCTGCACACGGATAACATTCTAATTAATACGATGACCTTCATTCTGGACGGATTCGAGACTACGGCTTTGGTTCTAGCGCACATTATGCTGATGCTGGGACGTAATCCGGAGGAGCAGGATAAGGTCCGCAAGGAAATTGGCAGTGCAGATCTGACCTTTGATCAAATGTCCGAGCTCCCGCATCTGGACGCCTGCATATATG aaACTTTGCGTTTGTTTTCACCGCAAGTTGCAGCCCGCAAGCTGGTCACCGAACCCTTTGAGTTTGCGAACAAGGACACACGCACTGTGCACTTGAAACCCGGAGATGTGGTTACCATACCCGTAAAAGCTCTGCACCACGATCCGCAGTATTATGAGGATCCTTTGACATTCAAGCCGGAACGTTTCCTTGAGAGCAATGGAGGTGGTATGAAAAGTTACAGAGACAGGGGTGTATACCTAGCCTTTGGCGATGGACCTCGTCACTGTCCAG GAATGCGATTTGCGTTGACTCAACTCAAAGCAGCTCTGGTGGAAATCTTGAGGAACTTTGAAATTAAGGTTAATCCCAAAACCCGCTCGGACAATCAGATAGATGATACTTTCTTCATGGCCACCTTGAAGGGTGGTATTTACCTGGACTTTAAGGACCTTTAA
- the LOC6613457 gene encoding probable cytochrome P450 28d1 yields MCPISTALFVIAAILALIYVFLTWNFSYWKKMGIPTAKSWPFVGSFPSVFTQKRNVVYDIDEIYEQYKNTDSIVGVFQTRIPQLMVTTPEYAHKIFVSDFRSFHDNEMAKFTDSKKDPILANNPFILTGEAWKERRAEVTPGLSANRVKAAYPVSLRVCKRFVEYIRRQSLMAPAQGLNAKDLCLCYTTEVISDCVLGISAQSFTENPTPMVGMTKRVFEQSFGFIFYTVVANLWPPITKFYTVSLFAKDVAAFFHDIMRKCIQVRQESPAAQQRDDFLNYMLQLQEKKGLNVAELTSHTMTFLTDGFETTAQVLTHTLLFLARNAEEQQKLREEVGTAELTFEQISELPFTEACIHETLRIFSPLLAARKVVTEPYELTNKNGVSVKLRPGDVVIIPVNALHNDPQYHEEPQSFKPERFLNINGGAKKYRDQGLYFGFGDGPRICPGMRFSLTQIKAALVEIVRNFDVKVNPKTRKDNEIDDTYFMPALKGGVWLDFVERK; encoded by the exons ATGTGTCCGATTTCCACGGCTCTTTTTGTGATTGCGGCCATTCTGGCCTTGATCTATGTCTTTCTGACATGGAACTTTAGCTACTGGAAGAAGATGGGCATTCCTACGGCCAAGTCATGGCCCTTTGTGGGCAGTTTTCCCAGCGTTTTCACCCAGAAACGGAACGTGGTCTACGACATCGATGAGATCTATGA GCAGTACAAGAACACCGATAGCATTGTGGGAGTGTTCCAAACCAGAATTCCACAACTAATGGTCACAACGCCGGAATATGCGCACAAGATATTTGTTAGTGACTTCCGCAGCTTCCACGACAATGAGATGGCTAAGTTT ACCGACAGCAAGAAGGATCCCATTCTGGCGAACAATCCATTTATATTGACCGGTGAGGCCTGGAAGGAAAGACGCGCCGAAGTTACACCCGGACTTTCGGCAAATCGG GTCAAAGCTGCCTATCCCGTCTCGCTGCGCGTTTGTAAAAGGTTCGTGGAATATATAAGGCGACAGAGCCTGATGGCCCCCGCCCAAGGACTAAATGCGAAGGATCTCTGCTTGTGCTACACCACCGAAGTGATTTCCGATTGTGTCCTGGGCATTTCCGCCCAGAGTTTCACGGAAAATCCCACACCCATGGTGGGAATGACCAAGCGCGTCTTCGAACAATCTTTCGGCTTCATCTTCTACACGGTGGTCGCCAATCTATGGCCACCAATTACGAAATTCTACACCGTTTCCCTGTTCGCCAAGGACGTGGCTGCCTTCTTCCATGACATCATGCGGAAGTGCATCCAAGTGCGACAGGAAAGTCCGGCGGCACAGCAGCGAGATGATTTCCTCAACTacatgttgcagttgcaggaGAAAAAGGGACTGAATGTGGCGGAGTTGACCTCGCACACAATGACATTTTTGACGGACGGTTTCGAGACCACCGCGCAAGTGCTTACCCACACACTCCTTTTCCTTGCCCGCAATGCCGAAGAGCAGCAAAAGTTGAGGGAGGAGGTCGGTACCGCCGAGCTGACCTTTGAACAGATAAGTGAGCTGCCCTTCACCGAAGCCTGCATCCATG AAACCTTGCGAATTTTCTCACCTCTTCTGGCTGCCCGCAAGGTGGTAACTGAACCCTACGAACTGACGAACAAAAACGGAGTGAGCGTGAAACTAAGACCCGGGGATGTAGTCATCATTCCTGTGAACGCCTTGCACAACGATCCCCAATACCACGAGGAACCTCAATCCTTTAAGCCCGAGCGATTCCTGAACATCAATGGCGGAGCCAAGAAGTACAGAGATCAGGGTCTATACTTCGGTTTTGGCGATGGACCACGTATTTGTCCCG GCATGCGGTTTTCACTTACCCAAATCAAAGCTGCCCTGGTGGAAATCGTGCGAAACTTTGACGTCAAGGTTAATCCCAAAACGCGCAAGGATAATGAAATTGATGATACCTACTTTATGCCTGCCTTAAAAGGCGGCGTTTGGCTGGATTTTGTTGAACGGAAATAG
- the LOC6613458 gene encoding TBC1 domain family member 19 isoform X1 → MEELQDASIHHMTAKVIAAIKNTKSYEPIYKELQRLVCNPSVDTHDMRNTLEDAIKSAGLETEIRNIVYNLVRTRLSKTDDKNLANKQGAKPTVSDPLGYLKRAGVLWDRRVRKSLNAMCTELKVPLHGQPRISADREDFMAKWNELSNYNMDLANYRPVYAPKDLLEVLLSLKGPAKTTENTDQIPQWEFSHIALPVKNLFELRAHYADLLRSDIYLGVPDLTVQCQRILEARHAPMCQQFLKKGCTPAPYRGALWASVLDSKLHDYDIEYWQKLRNAVWTTDHIVDKLVFKDIQLTASNDDQYFVFEDVLYQVLLCFSRDTDIGGCVEYETFPVKGKTYEGPPSGVVPFHGICMFAAPFCYLYDSPVSLYYTFRAFYIRYCHRLTTINTHPQGIVSLCLLFEKLLQTYEPQLWSHFRELQIQPLRVIFKWLMRAFSGHLPPDQLLVLWDLILGFDSLEILPLFAIIILSFRKESIMQVASLDSIEAILADLSSIKVLPLVQLALSRD, encoded by the exons atggaggagctgcaggatgccAGCATCCACCACATGACCGCAAAGGTAATCGCGGCCATCAAGAACACTAAGAGCTATGAGCCCATCTACAAGGAGCTGCAGAGGCTGGTCTGCAATCCCAGCGTGGACACCCACGATATGCGCAACACCCTCGAGGATGCCATCAAGAGCGCCGGACTGGAGACGGAGATCCGGAATATTGTCTACAACCTGGTTCGCACGCGGCTGTCCAAAACAGATGACAAAAACCTGGCCAACAAACAGGGAGCG AAACCCACCGTTAGTGATCCACTTGGATATTTGAAAAGAGCTGGTGTGCTTTGGGATCGAAGGGTTCGAAAGAGTTTGAATGCCATGTGCACAGAACTGAAGGTTCCATTGCATGGCCAACCAAGGATCAGTGCGGATCGCGAGGACTTTATGGCCAAGTGGAACGAACTGAGCAACTACAATATGG ATCTGGCCAACTATAGGCCTGTTTACGCTCCAAAGGATTTACTAGAGGTGCTACTCTCGCTGAAAGGACCCGCCAAAACCACGGAAAATACAGA TCAAATCCCCCAATGGGAGTTCTCCCACATAGCACTTCCTGTGAAAAATCTTTTCGAGCTGCGTGCCCACTATGCGGATCTGCTGCGAAGTGATATCTACTTGGGAGTGCCGGATCTTACGGTTCAGTGCCAGAGGATTCTGGAGGCCCGGCATGCGCCCATGTGCCAGCAGTTCCTGAAGAAGGGCTGCACACCCGCACCCTATAGGGGAGCCCTCTGGGCTTCGGTCCTGGACAGCAAGCTACATGACTAT GATATTGAATACTGGCAAAAACTGCGCAATGCCGTCTGGACCACGGATCACATCGTGGACAAGCTGGTCTTCAAGGACATTCAGTTGACGGCCTCCAATGACGACCAGTACTTTGTGTTCGAGGACGTGCTCTACCAGGTGCTGCTCTGCTTCTCGCGGGACACCGATATCGGTGGTTGTGTGGAGTACGAGACGTTTCCGGTGAAGGGCAAGACCTACGAAGGTCCTCCATCGGGTGTGGTGCCCTTCCACGGCATCTGCATGTTTGCCGCCCCCTTTTGTTATCTGTATGACTCGCCGGTGAGTCTGTACTATACATTCCGGGCCTTCTATATCCGCTACTGCCATCGCTTGACCACCATCAACACGCATCCTCAAGGGATTGTCAGTCTGTGCCTGCTCTTCGAGAAGCTGCTGCAGACCTACGAACCGCAGTTATGGTCCCATTTCCGGGAGCTTCAGATACAACC CCTGCGTGTGATCTTCAAATGGCTTATGCGAGCGTTTTCCGGACATTTGCCCCCCGATCAATTGCTGGTCCTCTGGGATCTG ATCCTTGGCTTTGATAGCTTGGAGATCCTCCCTCTATTCGCCATCATCATTCTTAGCTTTAGAAAGGAGAGCATCATGCAGGTGGCCTCGTTGGATAGCATCGAAGCGATTCTGGCAGACTTATCCTCTATCAAGGTGCTGCCCCTAGTGCAACTAGCCCTAAGTCGGGACTAA
- the LOC6613458 gene encoding TBC1 domain family member 19 isoform X2, with the protein MLHNTERSRSATIIELSNSSLALGTLKPTVSDPLGYLKRAGVLWDRRVRKSLNAMCTELKVPLHGQPRISADREDFMAKWNELSNYNMDLANYRPVYAPKDLLEVLLSLKGPAKTTENTDQIPQWEFSHIALPVKNLFELRAHYADLLRSDIYLGVPDLTVQCQRILEARHAPMCQQFLKKGCTPAPYRGALWASVLDSKLHDYDIEYWQKLRNAVWTTDHIVDKLVFKDIQLTASNDDQYFVFEDVLYQVLLCFSRDTDIGGCVEYETFPVKGKTYEGPPSGVVPFHGICMFAAPFCYLYDSPVSLYYTFRAFYIRYCHRLTTINTHPQGIVSLCLLFEKLLQTYEPQLWSHFRELQIQPLRVIFKWLMRAFSGHLPPDQLLVLWDLILGFDSLEILPLFAIIILSFRKESIMQVASLDSIEAILADLSSIKVLPLVQLALSRD; encoded by the exons ATGCTACATAATACCGAGAGATCTCGAAGTGCCACAATTATAGAGTTATCGAATAGCTCGTTAGCCTTAGGGACATTA AAACCCACCGTTAGTGATCCACTTGGATATTTGAAAAGAGCTGGTGTGCTTTGGGATCGAAGGGTTCGAAAGAGTTTGAATGCCATGTGCACAGAACTGAAGGTTCCATTGCATGGCCAACCAAGGATCAGTGCGGATCGCGAGGACTTTATGGCCAAGTGGAACGAACTGAGCAACTACAATATGG ATCTGGCCAACTATAGGCCTGTTTACGCTCCAAAGGATTTACTAGAGGTGCTACTCTCGCTGAAAGGACCCGCCAAAACCACGGAAAATACAGA TCAAATCCCCCAATGGGAGTTCTCCCACATAGCACTTCCTGTGAAAAATCTTTTCGAGCTGCGTGCCCACTATGCGGATCTGCTGCGAAGTGATATCTACTTGGGAGTGCCGGATCTTACGGTTCAGTGCCAGAGGATTCTGGAGGCCCGGCATGCGCCCATGTGCCAGCAGTTCCTGAAGAAGGGCTGCACACCCGCACCCTATAGGGGAGCCCTCTGGGCTTCGGTCCTGGACAGCAAGCTACATGACTAT GATATTGAATACTGGCAAAAACTGCGCAATGCCGTCTGGACCACGGATCACATCGTGGACAAGCTGGTCTTCAAGGACATTCAGTTGACGGCCTCCAATGACGACCAGTACTTTGTGTTCGAGGACGTGCTCTACCAGGTGCTGCTCTGCTTCTCGCGGGACACCGATATCGGTGGTTGTGTGGAGTACGAGACGTTTCCGGTGAAGGGCAAGACCTACGAAGGTCCTCCATCGGGTGTGGTGCCCTTCCACGGCATCTGCATGTTTGCCGCCCCCTTTTGTTATCTGTATGACTCGCCGGTGAGTCTGTACTATACATTCCGGGCCTTCTATATCCGCTACTGCCATCGCTTGACCACCATCAACACGCATCCTCAAGGGATTGTCAGTCTGTGCCTGCTCTTCGAGAAGCTGCTGCAGACCTACGAACCGCAGTTATGGTCCCATTTCCGGGAGCTTCAGATACAACC CCTGCGTGTGATCTTCAAATGGCTTATGCGAGCGTTTTCCGGACATTTGCCCCCCGATCAATTGCTGGTCCTCTGGGATCTG ATCCTTGGCTTTGATAGCTTGGAGATCCTCCCTCTATTCGCCATCATCATTCTTAGCTTTAGAAAGGAGAGCATCATGCAGGTGGCCTCGTTGGATAGCATCGAAGCGATTCTGGCAGACTTATCCTCTATCAAGGTGCTGCCCCTAGTGCAACTAGCCCTAAGTCGGGACTAA